A genomic stretch from Mycobacterium malmoense includes:
- a CDS encoding TetR/AcrR family transcriptional regulator produces the protein MTQSQAKLRQRTDGRLDRSRDPAILNAALAVLAEHGYDATNMNDIAARAGVGKAAIYRRWSSKAALITDALVYWRPDLLTNEAPDTGSLATDLDAVVERAKRNDDGLVTNDLVLRVALEAAHDPELAAALEDLMLFRGRRLLATILARAADRGEISATRDWSLVSDVILAMSLLRVVGGQTVDADFVRQVIDTLILPAVRTPTAER, from the coding sequence ATGACACAGTCGCAAGCAAAACTGCGCCAGCGCACCGACGGGCGGCTGGACCGTTCGCGCGATCCCGCGATCCTCAACGCGGCATTGGCGGTCCTCGCCGAGCACGGGTACGACGCAACCAACATGAACGACATCGCCGCACGGGCCGGCGTGGGCAAGGCCGCGATCTACCGACGCTGGTCATCGAAAGCGGCCTTGATCACCGACGCCCTCGTCTACTGGCGACCCGACCTCCTCACCAACGAAGCCCCCGACACCGGCAGCCTGGCCACGGATCTCGATGCCGTCGTCGAACGGGCCAAGCGCAACGACGACGGTTTGGTCACGAACGACCTTGTGCTGCGCGTCGCCCTAGAGGCCGCGCACGACCCCGAACTGGCCGCGGCACTCGAAGACTTGATGTTGTTCCGCGGCAGACGCCTGCTGGCCACGATTCTGGCGCGAGCCGCCGACCGCGGCGAAATATCCGCCACCCGCGACTGGTCACTGGTTTCGGACGTCATCCTGGCGATGAGCTTGCTGCGCGTTGTTGGCGGGCAGACCGTCGACGCCGATTTCGTCCGACAGGTCATCGACACGCTGATCCTGCCCGCGGTGCGTACACCGACGGCCGAGCGATGA
- a CDS encoding LLM class flavin-dependent oxidoreductase — MRLSVLDLVPVRTDQTTSDALAATVRLAQTADRLGFTRYWVAEHHNMPSVGATSPPVLIAYLAAQTSQLRLGSGGVMLPNHAPLAVAEQFALLEAAAPGRIDLGIGRAPGSDPVTSYALRGDQSDIENFPEYLDDVAALMSPRGVRVPLRSGDYILKATPAAATEPRLWLLGSSMYSAHLAAAKGLPYVFAHHFSGKGTEEALALYRSRFVPSKLAAEPVTFLTVNAAVAETHDEATALMLPNLQMMARLRTGQPLGPVPLVEEAHVAELTAEQQRIVESGLRRAILGTPAQAAEQVRALAERFGVDEVMVNPVASAHRGTDPATAPARVATLELLAKELF, encoded by the coding sequence GTGCGGCTTTCTGTCCTTGATCTCGTCCCGGTGCGCACCGACCAGACCACCAGCGATGCGCTGGCGGCCACCGTGCGGCTGGCGCAGACCGCAGACCGGCTGGGCTTCACCCGCTACTGGGTCGCCGAACATCACAACATGCCGTCCGTGGGCGCGACCAGCCCGCCGGTGTTGATCGCCTACCTGGCCGCGCAGACCTCGCAGCTGCGACTGGGGTCGGGTGGCGTGATGCTGCCCAACCACGCGCCGCTGGCCGTGGCCGAGCAGTTCGCGCTGCTGGAGGCGGCCGCCCCGGGCCGCATCGACCTGGGCATCGGCCGGGCGCCCGGGTCGGACCCGGTGACGTCGTACGCCCTGCGCGGCGACCAAAGCGACATCGAGAACTTCCCCGAGTACCTCGACGACGTGGCCGCGCTGATGAGCCCGCGCGGCGTCCGGGTCCCGCTGCGGTCCGGGGATTACATCCTCAAGGCCACTCCGGCCGCCGCCACCGAGCCGCGGCTGTGGCTGCTGGGCTCGTCGATGTACTCGGCGCATCTGGCCGCCGCCAAGGGTCTGCCGTACGTCTTCGCCCACCACTTCTCCGGCAAGGGAACCGAAGAGGCGCTCGCGCTTTACCGTTCCCGGTTTGTGCCAAGCAAACTGGCCGCCGAGCCCGTCACGTTCTTGACGGTGAACGCCGCGGTGGCCGAAACACACGACGAGGCAACGGCATTGATGTTGCCCAACCTGCAGATGATGGCGCGGTTACGCACCGGGCAGCCGCTCGGCCCGGTGCCGCTGGTCGAGGAGGCGCACGTCGCCGAGCTGACGGCGGAGCAGCAGCGCATCGTGGAGAGCGGACTGCGACGCGCCATCCTCGGCACACCCGCGCAGGCCGCGGAGCAGGTGCGGGCGCTGGCCGAACGGTTCGGCGTCGACGAGGTGATGGTCAACCCGGTCGCGTCGGCCCACCGCGGCACCGACCCCGCCACCGCGCCAGCCCGGGTGGCGACGCTGGAGCTACTGGCCAAGGAACTTTTCTAA
- a CDS encoding FAD-binding protein produces the protein MSSVLVSGASVAGTAVAYWLGKHGYSVTVVERHPGLRPGGQAIDVRGPALTVLDRMGLLAAARDRRTQIRGASVVDRDGNELSRDTESTPTGGPIDSPSIELLRDDLIELLYGATQSTTEYLFDDSITALRDDGDSVEVTFERSAARRFDLVIGADGLHSNVRRLVFGPEAQFIERLGTYAAIFTVPNFLDLDYWQVWHYGDSTMAGVYSARNNTEARAMVGFMETDLRIDYRDTEAQFAELERRMADDGWVRPQLRQYMRTAPDFYFDEMSQIKMDRWSKGRVALVGDAAYCCSPLSGQGTSVALLGAYILAGELASASQDGAVDYELGFANYHSEFRDYVKRNQWLVIDNIPGGAPIPQEVFDRIVHSITPKEY, from the coding sequence ATGTCTAGTGTTCTGGTTTCCGGCGCCAGCGTGGCCGGTACGGCGGTGGCGTATTGGCTTGGGAAGCATGGCTATTCGGTGACCGTCGTGGAGCGCCATCCCGGGTTGCGGCCGGGCGGGCAGGCCATCGACGTGCGGGGTCCGGCGCTGACGGTGCTCGACCGCATGGGGCTGTTGGCCGCCGCGCGGGACCGCAGGACGCAAATCCGCGGCGCGTCCGTCGTCGACCGCGACGGCAACGAACTATCCAGGGACACTGAGTCGACCCCCACCGGTGGCCCTATCGACAGCCCCAGCATCGAGCTGTTGCGCGACGACTTGATCGAATTGCTTTACGGGGCAACCCAATCGACGACCGAGTACCTGTTCGACGACAGCATCACCGCGTTGCGGGACGACGGCGACTCGGTTGAGGTGACGTTCGAGCGCTCCGCCGCGCGCCGCTTCGACCTGGTGATCGGCGCCGACGGACTGCACTCCAACGTGCGGCGGTTGGTCTTCGGCCCGGAGGCGCAATTCATCGAGAGGCTCGGCACTTACGCGGCGATTTTCACCGTGCCCAATTTCCTGGACCTCGACTACTGGCAGGTCTGGCACTACGGGGACTCGACCATGGCGGGCGTCTACAGTGCGCGCAACAACACCGAGGCCCGGGCGATGGTGGGCTTCATGGAAACCGATCTGCGGATCGACTACCGCGACACCGAGGCGCAGTTCGCCGAGTTGGAACGGCGGATGGCCGACGACGGCTGGGTTCGCCCGCAGCTGCGCCAATACATGCGCACCGCACCGGACTTCTACTTCGACGAGATGTCGCAGATCAAGATGGATCGCTGGTCCAAGGGCCGGGTGGCGCTAGTCGGCGACGCCGCCTATTGCTGCTCACCGTTGTCGGGCCAGGGAACCAGCGTCGCGCTGCTGGGCGCCTACATCCTGGCCGGCGAGCTGGCGTCGGCCTCCCAGGACGGCGCAGTCGACTACGAACTTGGCTTCGCCAACTACCACAGCGAGTTCCGCGACTACGTCAAGCGCAACCAATGGCTGGTGATCGACAACATCCCCGGTGGTGCGCCGATCCCGCAGGAGGTGTTCGACCGCATCGTGCACTCCATCACCCCCAAGGAGTATTAG
- a CDS encoding uracil-DNA glycosylase: MQDVRVLVHPNTGKAFGSPVVPGTGWPGDPATPRTPVAANAAQVVALAAQAGSIPELDAAISVCRACPRLVTWREDVAKVKRRAFADQPYWGRPVPGWGSERPRLLIVGLAPAAHGANRTGRMFTGDRSGDQLYAALYRAGLVNSPISVDAADGLRANQIRIVAPVRCAPPANAPTPVERDTCWPWLQAEWRLVSDHVRVIVALGGFAWQIALRLPGVSGPRKPRFGHGVVVELEPGVRLLGCYHPSQQNMFTGRLTPVMLDDIFGNAKRLAGIK; this comes from the coding sequence ATGCAGGATGTTCGTGTGCTCGTTCACCCAAACACCGGTAAGGCGTTCGGTTCTCCGGTCGTTCCCGGTACCGGATGGCCGGGCGACCCGGCCACACCGCGGACCCCGGTGGCCGCCAACGCCGCGCAGGTCGTCGCGCTGGCGGCCCAGGCGGGGTCGATACCGGAACTCGACGCGGCGATCAGCGTTTGCCGCGCTTGCCCGCGGCTGGTCACCTGGCGCGAGGACGTCGCGAAAGTCAAGCGTCGGGCCTTCGCCGACCAGCCGTATTGGGGGCGGCCGGTGCCGGGCTGGGGATCCGAGCGGCCCCGGCTGCTGATCGTCGGGTTGGCGCCCGCCGCGCACGGCGCCAACCGGACGGGACGGATGTTCACCGGCGATCGCTCCGGCGACCAGTTGTACGCGGCGCTGTACCGGGCCGGCCTGGTGAACTCGCCGATCAGTGTGGACGCCGCGGACGGCTTGCGCGCCAACCAGATTCGGATCGTCGCGCCGGTGCGCTGCGCTCCTCCGGCCAACGCCCCGACCCCGGTCGAGCGGGACACCTGCTGGCCATGGCTGCAGGCCGAATGGCGGCTGGTATCCGATCATGTCCGCGTGATCGTGGCCCTGGGCGGCTTCGCCTGGCAGATCGCGCTGCGCCTGCCGGGCGTGTCCGGCCCGCGCAAGCCGCGGTTCGGCCACGGCGTCGTGGTGGAGCTGGAACCCGGTGTTCGTTTGCTCGGCTGCTACCACCCGAGCCAGCAGAATATGTTCACCGGTAGGTTGACTCCGGTAATGCTCGACGACATCTTCGGCAACGCAAAGAGGCTGGCAGGTATTAAGTGA